The following coding sequences are from one Bacteroidota bacterium window:
- a CDS encoding lamin tail domain-containing protein, with amino-acid sequence MKKKLHLSLFAILFAVTSLRSQAQLYINEYSCSNVSQYADTYAKHEDWIEIYNGGSSAVNLTGFYLSDDSTNLTKWKIRQNISIAAGGFSAFWASGRDTGNHTNFKFTQTKPKTEQIVLSDTDGSQIDLVIIIKTQLGHSIGRSTNGGSTWGIFIAPSKGASNNASTQYTAYAETPTISLTAGFYGNAQTVTMSTNNAGLKIRYTTDGTPPTATSALYNNAIKISATTVLKAATFSSSSSVLPSFIVFNTYFINVSHTMKVVSISGYNLQKLADGDNSLFPKGSFEFFDKGKKRKATAYGEFNSHGQDSWANDQRSLDFVARDEAGYGNAIEEKLFPLTDRSSFQKIILRAAGDDNYPAAHHASNDGSAHIRDAFVQNLAKEGGLNLDVRTAEKCIVYLNGKYWGIYDLRENADDHDYTDYNYNQGKYDLQYILTWGTTWAEYGGNKALTDWSTLYNYINSNNMADSTKFAHVDSLLDVKSLADYIIVNSLTVCSDWLNYNTAWWRGLNPNGKHKKWGYALWDNDATFGFYINYTGVPDTSASAAPCNVETGGLSDPEGHIVILQKLRKNKEFDKWYISRYADMLNSTFSTQHMTYVLDSIINLLKPEMTAHAKRWFGTYNEWYKNAQRLRWFIVRHGKSLESTMRSCYNLTGPYDLLLNTNPYGAGKININSLKNVQLPWKARYWGGIDIQLKTTPLDSGNKFINWTSKYHSFTPKADSLYTTFKLTKGDTVTALYKVSSSKVTFSEVNYNNHPKRNSGNWIELYNSSSSSIDVSNFVIRAHDSAKTYTIPQGTTIVANGYLVVVEDTIKFKKIHPSITNFVGPANWGLSNNKDSIVLYDDSGYLVKKMTYKDSYPWPQGADGNGATLELKKYTGDLNDPYSWMTGCPDGSPGEAYTPCAQKVLVNEINYSSSKTKDAGDWFELYNTDTSDFDLSYYIMKDNNDSNYYRFPSNTILKAKEYLVVCNDTVKFKNIFPYVNNYIGQFGFGLSASFDAVRIHNTDSAFYCGVWFNDTIPFPWGAKGTGYTIERIDTMYNITLGASWKLSCINGTPGRARKTICFPKAKFAITEVNMFPDNNMNDGAWIEVMNTDTVDLKWSDWQIKISSNTNNIRLPYPATIKAGERFIICSDKAAFTKWHPTNSATVFGDFNFNKTKDTITINYEGGTKVWSSIVDSNIYNKLAINMGRTMERKSIDSLVNNPSNWFAGCIGGSAGAAYQSCVEPNYISEINYRSAASNDAGSWLELYNNDTQQWDISNWTLRTKLDSPYIQFPANYILAKGQRILLVADSMKFKTAHPYINFDMNGLDLDTLDALKIYDNTGKMIYSMLYENQGLWTDSANGNGYTLELMNDTLKPYDASAWHASCPNGTPGKSYHSNCSPGMQADIYFSEINYKSHTASDAGIWVELKNHSNTALDVSGWAMRNGNGDIYIFAANTVFPANSYIVLISDTNKFFTQNSKPTNYYGLPSNFIQSNSDSLFIYDYSNYLVTSMKFASDKNWPFTPNGLGRTLERQDSASAGNYSSNWFAGCLGGSPGAAYSTCDNSLLISEVNYHSKDSNDAGDWIELYNKSATQIALNGLTIYTRSGNSYILTNAPILLPDSYMVVVGDTQKFNKENWWVDKSIYAPGFNLADSNDVIIVADNNILLQQIYFESDTPWYTMPNGNGYTLELKTSGIDMNTPAAWQTGCPGGSPGTKYEFPCPAHIKPDTNTGIGFGAIGNSLYHIYPSPATTNLIFEYSGIAPQKLPLVLYDMHGKELYRTSILNSVSIDVSKWAAGLYTYRIGEKVQGRVAVGR; translated from the coding sequence TATAATGGAGGAAGTAGTGCGGTTAACCTTACTGGCTTTTACCTGAGTGATGATTCCACCAATTTGACCAAATGGAAAATTCGCCAAAATATTTCAATTGCGGCTGGAGGCTTTTCTGCTTTTTGGGCATCAGGTCGTGATACTGGCAATCACACAAATTTTAAATTTACACAAACAAAACCCAAAACCGAACAAATTGTTTTGTCGGATACTGACGGTAGCCAAATTGATTTGGTTATTATTATTAAAACACAACTAGGGCACTCCATAGGACGCAGTACCAATGGCGGTAGTACATGGGGGATATTTATCGCCCCCAGTAAAGGTGCAAGCAATAATGCATCAACACAGTATACCGCTTATGCCGAAACACCAACAATAAGTTTAACTGCAGGGTTTTATGGCAATGCCCAAACGGTCACGATGTCCACCAATAATGCAGGGTTGAAAATCAGGTATACTACCGATGGCACTCCCCCAACTGCCACCTCAGCATTATATAACAATGCTATTAAAATATCAGCAACTACGGTGTTGAAGGCAGCAACTTTTAGTTCAAGCAGTTCTGTTTTGCCAAGTTTTATAGTATTCAATACTTATTTTATTAATGTATCACATACAATGAAAGTAGTTTCTATTTCAGGATACAATTTACAAAAACTTGCTGATGGGGACAATAGTTTATTTCCCAAAGGCTCATTTGAATTTTTTGACAAGGGCAAAAAACGTAAAGCTACTGCGTATGGCGAATTTAATAGTCATGGGCAAGATTCGTGGGCCAACGACCAACGCAGTTTGGATTTTGTTGCCAGAGATGAAGCTGGATATGGCAATGCGATTGAGGAAAAACTTTTCCCTCTTACTGACCGCAGTTCTTTTCAAAAAATAATACTTCGTGCTGCTGGCGACGACAATTATCCTGCTGCACATCATGCATCAAACGATGGTAGTGCACATATACGCGATGCTTTTGTGCAGAATTTGGCCAAGGAAGGTGGCTTAAATTTAGATGTACGTACAGCCGAAAAATGTATTGTTTATCTGAATGGTAAATATTGGGGCATATATGATTTGAGAGAGAATGCCGACGACCATGATTATACCGATTATAATTACAACCAAGGCAAATATGATTTGCAATATATATTAACATGGGGCACTACCTGGGCAGAGTATGGGGGCAATAAAGCTCTAACGGACTGGAGTACTTTATATAATTATATCAATAGTAATAACATGGCCGACTCCACCAAATTTGCTCATGTTGATTCTTTATTAGATGTGAAAAGTTTGGCTGATTATATAATAGTAAATTCGCTAACGGTTTGCTCCGATTGGTTGAATTATAATACTGCTTGGTGGCGTGGATTAAATCCAAATGGAAAACATAAAAAATGGGGATATGCACTATGGGACAATGATGCAACATTTGGTTTTTATATAAACTATACTGGCGTGCCCGATACCTCTGCCAGTGCGGCACCTTGCAATGTGGAGACAGGAGGACTTAGCGACCCCGAAGGACATATCGTTATCTTACAAAAATTGCGAAAGAATAAAGAATTTGATAAGTGGTATATATCTCGTTATGCTGATATGTTGAACTCAACTTTCAGCACACAGCACATGACTTACGTGTTAGATAGTATTATAAATTTACTAAAACCAGAGATGACAGCCCATGCCAAAAGATGGTTTGGAACTTATAATGAATGGTATAAAAATGCACAGCGTTTACGGTGGTTTATTGTGAGACATGGTAAGTCATTGGAGAGTACAATGAGAAGCTGCTATAACCTCACGGGTCCGTATGATTTATTGCTGAACACGAATCCCTACGGTGCCGGAAAAATCAATATTAATTCGCTCAAAAATGTGCAATTACCGTGGAAGGCTAGATATTGGGGTGGCATAGATATACAGTTAAAAACAACGCCTTTGGATAGTGGTAATAAATTTATCAATTGGACTTCAAAGTATCATAGTTTTACGCCCAAAGCCGATTCTTTATATACTACTTTTAAATTGACAAAAGGTGATACCGTAACGGCATTGTATAAAGTATCGAGTAGCAAGGTTACTTTTTCTGAGGTTAATTATAATAATCACCCCAAACGCAACAGTGGAAATTGGATAGAGTTATATAATTCTTCATCAAGTAGTATTGATGTTTCTAATTTTGTTATCCGTGCACACGACTCTGCGAAAACCTATACAATTCCACAAGGCACAACTATCGTAGCGAATGGATATTTGGTAGTTGTTGAGGATACCATCAAATTTAAAAAGATTCATCCCTCGATTACAAATTTTGTAGGCCCCGCCAATTGGGGTCTTTCCAATAATAAAGACAGTATTGTATTATATGATGATTCTGGCTACTTGGTAAAGAAAATGACGTACAAAGATTCTTATCCTTGGCCCCAAGGTGCCGATGGCAATGGTGCCACTTTAGAATTGAAAAAATATACTGGAGACTTAAATGACCCTTATTCATGGATGACAGGTTGCCCCGATGGAAGCCCTGGAGAAGCATATACACCTTGTGCCCAAAAGGTATTGGTGAATGAAATAAACTATAGTAGTTCCAAAACAAAAGATGCTGGCGACTGGTTCGAATTATATAATACCGACACCTCCGATTTTGATTTATCATACTATATCATGAAGGATAATAATGATAGTAACTATTATAGGTTTCCCTCAAATACAATTTTAAAAGCGAAAGAATATTTGGTGGTATGTAATGATACGGTGAAGTTCAAAAATATATTTCCATACGTAAATAATTATATCGGACAATTTGGTTTTGGACTATCTGCAAGTTTCGATGCCGTGAGGATACATAATACCGATTCAGCTTTTTATTGCGGTGTTTGGTTTAACGACACTATACCATTCCCTTGGGGAGCAAAAGGTACAGGATATACTATTGAACGTATAGATACAATGTATAATATTACTTTGGGGGCAAGTTGGAAACTAAGTTGTATAAACGGTACTCCCGGTCGTGCACGCAAAACTATATGTTTCCCTAAAGCTAAATTTGCCATTACAGAAGTAAATATGTTTCCGGATAATAACATGAACGATGGAGCATGGATAGAAGTAATGAATACTGATACTGTTGATTTAAAATGGAGCGATTGGCAAATAAAAATATCATCCAATACAAATAATATTAGGTTGCCTTATCCTGCCACCATCAAAGCTGGAGAGCGGTTTATTATATGTTCCGATAAAGCAGCATTTACTAAATGGCATCCAACTAATTCGGCAACGGTTTTCGGAGATTTCAACTTCAACAAAACCAAAGATACGATTACCATAAATTATGAAGGTGGTACAAAAGTGTGGTCTAGTATTGTGGATAGTAATATATATAATAAACTAGCTATTAATATGGGTCGTACGATGGAGCGTAAATCTATTGATTCATTGGTTAATAATCCGTCAAATTGGTTTGCAGGCTGTATTGGTGGAAGTGCGGGAGCAGCCTACCAGTCGTGCGTTGAGCCAAACTATATAAGTGAAATAAATTATCGCTCAGCGGCAAGCAATGATGCAGGAAGTTGGCTGGAATTATATAATAATGATACCCAGCAATGGGATATTTCAAATTGGACATTACGCACCAAATTAGATTCACCCTATATACAATTTCCTGCAAATTACATTTTGGCTAAAGGACAAAGAATCTTATTGGTAGCGGATTCTATGAAATTTAAAACGGCCCATCCTTATATCAACTTCGATATGAACGGATTGGATTTGGATACTTTGGATGCGTTAAAAATATATGATAACACAGGCAAAATGATTTATAGCATGTTGTATGAAAACCAAGGGCTGTGGACAGATTCAGCAAATGGAAATGGCTATACCTTAGAGTTGATGAATGATACACTTAAGCCTTATGATGCTAGTGCTTGGCATGCATCATGCCCCAATGGAACACCCGGTAAAAGTTATCATAGTAATTGTTCACCTGGTATGCAGGCTGATATTTATTTCTCGGAAATCAACTACAAATCACATACTGCTTCCGATGCGGGAATATGGGTGGAGTTGAAGAATCATTCTAATACTGCATTAGATGTAAGCGGTTGGGCCATGAGAAATGGGAATGGTGATATATATATATTTGCTGCAAATACAGTTTTCCCTGCAAATTCGTATATTGTATTAATTTCTGATACCAATAAATTCTTTACACAAAATAGCAAACCTACAAACTATTATGGTCTACCTAGTAATTTCATTCAAAGCAATAGCGACTCTTTATTTATATATGACTATAGCAATTATTTGGTAACCTCTATGAAGTTTGCTTCGGACAAAAATTGGCCATTTACACCTAATGGATTAGGTCGTACTTTGGAGCGTCAAGATTCTGCAAGTGCGGGTAATTACTCAAGTAATTGGTTTGCGGGATGCCTTGGTGGAAGCCCTGGAGCAGCATATAGTACCTGCGATAATTCTCTCTTAATTTCGGAAGTCAATTACCATAGTAAGGATTCTAATGACGCAGGTGATTGGATAGAATTATATAATAAATCGGCTACACAAATTGCTTTGAATGGGTTAACAATATATACAAGAAGTGGCAACAGTTATATCTTAACCAATGCCCCTATCCTATTGCCCGATTCATATATGGTAGTAGTAGGCGATACACAAAAATTCAATAAAGAAAATTGGTGGGTAGACAAATCCATCTATGCTCCTGGCTTTAATTTGGCCGATAGCAATGATGTAATTATTGTAGCAGATAATAATATACTATTGCAGCAAATATATTTTGAATCAGACACACCCTGGTATACTATGCCCAATGGAAATGGCTATACTTTAGAATTGAAAACTTCAGGTATTGATATGAATACTCCCGCTGCTTGGCAAACAGGCTGCCCTGGTGGAAGTCCAGGAACTAAATATGAGTTCCCTTGCCCTGCACATATTAAACCTGATACAAATACGGGAATTGGATTTGGTGCAATAGGCAATTCATTGTATCATATAT